The genomic interval GGTTACGTGCTGACCTTCACCTACCTGATGCTGCCGATGGATCGACTCGTGAATCAGCTTCCCGTTTTGAGCCGAGCCGGGATCGCCCTCAGCAAAATTGAGTCCCTGGGTCTTTCCCTTGCCGATCGCGCAGAAGTCGCAGCGATCCCGGAAACCGTTTTGTCCGAGTGGCAAACGCTGACCTTTAAAGGCGTGACCTATACCTATCAGACTGAACGGGAAGATGCCTGCTTCGTCCTGGGACCGATTGATCTCACCTTGTACCCTGGTGAACTGGTATTTATTGTCGGTGGCAATGGGAGCGGAAAATCTACCCTGGCAAAGTTGCTAACCGGGCTGTATCGCCCCGAAATGGGTGAAATTTATCTGAATGGACAACGGATTGATGCCCAACAACGAGAATGGTATCGCCAACATTTCTCCGTCGTATTCGCCGACTTTTACTTGTTCGATCGCTTGCTGGGGCTAGATCGGGCGGAACTGGATATCCAGGCTCAGGCGTATTTACACAGTTTACGGTTGAATCATAAAGTGACTATCAAGCAAGGCAGATTGTCTACCACAGCGCTATCTCAAGGGCAGCGTAAACGCCTGACCCTGCTAACTGCCTACCTGGAAGATCGCCCCATTTACTTGTTTGATGAATGGGCTGCCGATCAAGATCCCACCTTCAAGGAAATGTTTTATACGGAGTTCCTGCCGCAACTTAAAGCACAGGGAAAAACAGTGCTGGTGATCAGCCATGATGACCACTACTTCCATCTGTGCAATCGCCTGATCAAATTGGATTACGGGCAAATTGAATACGACAAGCGCCTGTAGCTGGAGTCACGATTCAATTTTTCGGCTCCCCCTTTGGGTTCACGCAGTCTACCGATCGACGGATTATCTTAAATTCATTCATCCTCATTTAGTTGTAGAAGAATCAATGACGACTCTGGTGGAAGGGATACTCATCCTTCTAATCATTGGCTCAATCGCCTTCTATCTGGCATGCGCCTTTTTCACCTGGCAGTTTTTCTGGAG from Kovacikia minuta CCNUW1 carries:
- a CDS encoding cyclic peptide export ABC transporter; its protein translation is MNLILFLLRSSWKMVAIAIFTGFLSGASSAGLIALISHAISQGSSNSLASIGWAFLGLALISLATSIVSQMMLIQLAQQAIFQLRLNLSRQILASELAHLEKLGAPRLLATLTDDIQAVADAVRLVPFLCIDLAIVAGCLVYITWLSWQVFLVVCVITFVALSSCRWLLRRGKRLLALAREQQDNLFQHFRTVTEGTKELKLHYWRRQAFLREDLQSSAAEFRRYNIGGLRMFAITSSWGKLIFFFAVGFVLFALPQFMNLTASTISGYVLTFTYLMLPMDRLVNQLPVLSRAGIALSKIESLGLSLADRAEVAAIPETVLSEWQTLTFKGVTYTYQTEREDACFVLGPIDLTLYPGELVFIVGGNGSGKSTLAKLLTGLYRPEMGEIYLNGQRIDAQQREWYRQHFSVVFADFYLFDRLLGLDRAELDIQAQAYLHSLRLNHKVTIKQGRLSTTALSQGQRKRLTLLTAYLEDRPIYLFDEWAADQDPTFKEMFYTEFLPQLKAQGKTVLVISHDDHYFHLCNRLIKLDYGQIEYDKRL